In a single window of the Nocardiopsis composta genome:
- a CDS encoding Zn-ribbon domain-containing OB-fold protein, translating to MPSDPAGEGPAELAGTHTVRFPGGYTRSTGPVIGRFLTELRDGRLVGVRTAAGRVLFPPTEYDPGDGAPLPDPPEFTEVGPAGTVHTWCWVGAPRPGHPLDHPFAWAAVLLDGADTALLHALDLGPDAPADRPPARLRAGLRVRPRLRPEDERTGSITDIRCFRPEVTRITDDHRLDYTVRADAALTRYLEAQLHGRILGSRTRGGRVYVPLRDVDPVDGSPMAGEVELPGTGVLTTFSVNHVPDPRAPEVPFVTGYVRLDGADVDLLALISGVEPGKVHAGMRVRAEWLPPHERTRTRPSIRWFVPDRGTGAEGERR from the coding sequence ATGCCATCTGACCCCGCCGGGGAGGGCCCCGCGGAGCTCGCCGGCACGCACACGGTGCGCTTCCCCGGCGGCTACACCCGCAGCACCGGCCCGGTCATCGGCCGCTTCCTCACCGAGCTGCGCGACGGCCGCCTGGTCGGGGTGCGCACCGCCGCCGGCCGGGTGCTCTTCCCGCCCACCGAGTACGACCCCGGCGACGGCGCACCGCTGCCCGACCCGCCGGAGTTCACCGAGGTCGGACCGGCCGGCACGGTGCACACCTGGTGCTGGGTGGGCGCACCGCGCCCCGGCCACCCGCTGGACCACCCGTTCGCCTGGGCCGCCGTGCTGCTGGACGGCGCGGACACCGCGCTGCTGCACGCCCTCGACCTCGGCCCGGACGCCCCCGCCGACCGCCCGCCCGCGCGGCTCCGCGCCGGGCTGCGGGTCCGGCCGCGGCTGCGCCCCGAGGACGAGCGCACCGGCTCCATCACCGACATCCGCTGCTTCCGCCCCGAGGTCACCCGGATCACCGACGACCACCGGCTGGACTACACCGTCCGCGCCGACGCCGCGCTCACCCGCTACCTGGAGGCGCAGCTGCACGGGCGCATCCTCGGCTCGCGCACCCGCGGCGGCCGGGTCTACGTCCCGCTGCGCGACGTCGACCCGGTGGACGGCTCCCCGATGGCCGGCGAGGTCGAACTGCCCGGAACCGGGGTGCTCACCACCTTCTCCGTCAACCACGTCCCCGACCCGCGGGCGCCCGAGGTGCCCTTCGTCACCGGATACGTCCGGCTGGACGGCGCCGACGTCGACCTGCTCGCCCTGATCAGCGGGGTGGAACCGGGGAAGGTGCACGCCGGCATGCGGGTGCGCGCCGAATGGCTGCCGCCGCACGAGCGGACCCGCACCCGGCCGAGCATCCGCTGGTTCGTCCCCGACCGGGGGACCGGCGCGGAGGGGGAGCGCCGATGA